One region of Colius striatus isolate bColStr4 chromosome 4, bColStr4.1.hap1, whole genome shotgun sequence genomic DNA includes:
- the RPL30 gene encoding large ribosomal subunit protein eL30 has product MVAAKKTKKSLESINSRLQLVMKSGKYVLGYKQTLKMIRQGKAKLVILANNCPALRKSEIEYYAMLAKTGVHHYSGNNIELGTACGKYYRVCTLAIIDPGDSDIIRSMPEQTSEK; this is encoded by the exons ATGGTGGCCGCCAAGAAGACG aaaaagtcCCTGGAGTCCATAAACTCTAGGCTTCAGCTGGTTATGAAAAGTGGTAAATATGTGCTAGGATACAAACAGACTCTGAAAATGATCCGGCAAGGCAAAGCCAAGTTGGTCATCCTAGCCAACAACTGTCCTGCCTTGAG AAAATCTGAGATCGAGTACTATGCAATGCTGGCCAAGACCGGTGTCCACCACTACAGCGGCAACAACATCGAGCTGGGCACGGCCTGCGGCAAGTACTACAGAGTCTGCACACTGGCCATCATCGACCCAG gtgACTCTGACATCATTAGAAGCATGCCAGAACAAACCAGCGAGAAGTAA
- the ERICH5 gene encoding glutamate-rich protein 5 isoform X4 translates to MGCSSSARSRPQDPPPADGTSPWASSGKNSPTADDHETVADQTQLDPAEDVSLISEETNPGKHLLGEEAATVILAVEGKMDSVSKREEPEGIEPLPAEEEESSELPPAWQEDSNRPSPPAPGEDAGAPSPGPVEDSGLAEGNDSSVVEISKKVHITEEDHLIEGETREQVETELLSEIVSGGPETKEETGEAVDSAAAAEIETPNNKE, encoded by the exons ATGGGCTGCTCCAGCAGCGCCCGCAGCCGCCCTCAGGATCCGCCGCCCGCGGACGGGACGTCTCCGTGGG CATCATCAGGTAAAAATAGCCCAACTGCAGATGATCATGAAACTGTAGCTGACCAAACACAGCTGGACCCAGCGGAGGATGTGAGTCTCATCTCTGAGGAGACAAACCCTGGCAAGCATCTGCTAGGAGAGGAGGCTGCAACTGTGATTCTGGCTGTAGAAGGGAAGATGGATTCAGTCAGTAAAAGGGAGGAGCCAGAGGGCATCGAGCCCCtgcctgcagaagaggaggagagctCTGAGCTGCCACCTGCATGGCAGGAGGACAGCAACAGGCCTTCACCTCCAGCACCAGGAGAAGATGCTGGGGCACCATCACCAGGACCAGTAGAGGACAGTGGGCTGGCAGAGGGCAATGACAGCTCTGTAGTGGAAATCAGCAAGAAAGTACATATTACTGAAGAGGACCACCTCATTGAGG GTGAGACGAGAGAACAAGTGGAAACTGAGCTGCTCAGTGAGATAGTAAGTGGAGGGcctgaaacaaaagaagaaacaggagaaGCTGTGGATAGCGCAGCAGCGGCGGAGATAG AGACACCTAATAACAAAGAATAG
- the ERICH5 gene encoding glutamate-rich protein 5 isoform X3: MGCSSSARSRPQDPPPADGTSPWASSGKNSPTADDHETVADQTQLDPAEDVSLISEETNPGKHLLGEEAATVILAVEGKMDSVSKREEPEGIEPLPAEEEESSELPPAWQEDSNRPSPPAPGEDAGAPSPGPVEDSGLAEGNDSSVVEISKKVHITEEDHLIEGETREQVETELLSEIVSGGPETKEETGEAVDSAAAAEIGIQLLSAF; encoded by the exons ATGGGCTGCTCCAGCAGCGCCCGCAGCCGCCCTCAGGATCCGCCGCCCGCGGACGGGACGTCTCCGTGGG CATCATCAGGTAAAAATAGCCCAACTGCAGATGATCATGAAACTGTAGCTGACCAAACACAGCTGGACCCAGCGGAGGATGTGAGTCTCATCTCTGAGGAGACAAACCCTGGCAAGCATCTGCTAGGAGAGGAGGCTGCAACTGTGATTCTGGCTGTAGAAGGGAAGATGGATTCAGTCAGTAAAAGGGAGGAGCCAGAGGGCATCGAGCCCCtgcctgcagaagaggaggagagctCTGAGCTGCCACCTGCATGGCAGGAGGACAGCAACAGGCCTTCACCTCCAGCACCAGGAGAAGATGCTGGGGCACCATCACCAGGACCAGTAGAGGACAGTGGGCTGGCAGAGGGCAATGACAGCTCTGTAGTGGAAATCAGCAAGAAAGTACATATTACTGAAGAGGACCACCTCATTGAGG GTGAGACGAGAGAACAAGTGGAAACTGAGCTGCTCAGTGAGATAGTAAGTGGAGGGcctgaaacaaaagaagaaacaggagaaGCTGTGGATAGCGCAGCAGCGGCGGAGATAG GTatacagctgctttctgcatttTAA
- the ERICH5 gene encoding glutamate-rich protein 5 isoform X2: MGCSSSARSRPQDPPPADGTSPWASSGKNSPTADDHETVADQTQLDPAEDVSLISEETNPGKHLLGEEAATVILAVEGKMDSVSKREEPEGIEPLPAEEEESSELPPAWQEDSNRPSPPAPGEDAGAPSPGPVEDSGLAEGNDSSVVEISKKVHITEEDHLIEGETREQVETELLSEIVSGGPETKEETGEAVDSAAAAEIALGSQSSTSV, from the exons ATGGGCTGCTCCAGCAGCGCCCGCAGCCGCCCTCAGGATCCGCCGCCCGCGGACGGGACGTCTCCGTGGG CATCATCAGGTAAAAATAGCCCAACTGCAGATGATCATGAAACTGTAGCTGACCAAACACAGCTGGACCCAGCGGAGGATGTGAGTCTCATCTCTGAGGAGACAAACCCTGGCAAGCATCTGCTAGGAGAGGAGGCTGCAACTGTGATTCTGGCTGTAGAAGGGAAGATGGATTCAGTCAGTAAAAGGGAGGAGCCAGAGGGCATCGAGCCCCtgcctgcagaagaggaggagagctCTGAGCTGCCACCTGCATGGCAGGAGGACAGCAACAGGCCTTCACCTCCAGCACCAGGAGAAGATGCTGGGGCACCATCACCAGGACCAGTAGAGGACAGTGGGCTGGCAGAGGGCAATGACAGCTCTGTAGTGGAAATCAGCAAGAAAGTACATATTACTGAAGAGGACCACCTCATTGAGG GTGAGACGAGAGAACAAGTGGAAACTGAGCTGCTCAGTGAGATAGTAAGTGGAGGGcctgaaacaaaagaagaaacaggagaaGCTGTGGATAGCGCAGCAGCGGCGGAGATAG
- the ERICH5 gene encoding glutamate-rich protein 5 isoform X1, with amino-acid sequence MGCSSSARSRPQDPPPADGTSPWASSGKNSPTADDHETVADQTQLDPAEDVSLISEETNPGKHLLGEEAATVILAVEGKMDSVSKREEPEGIEPLPAEEEESSELPPAWQEDSNRPSPPAPGEDAGAPSPGPVEDSGLAEGNDSSVVEISKKVHITEEDHLIEGNICAFINSGDQILPLETCASIVLALLRASRELLESEFDLGSLYNVGGRRMWLGKPQTPKSKL; translated from the exons ATGGGCTGCTCCAGCAGCGCCCGCAGCCGCCCTCAGGATCCGCCGCCCGCGGACGGGACGTCTCCGTGGG CATCATCAGGTAAAAATAGCCCAACTGCAGATGATCATGAAACTGTAGCTGACCAAACACAGCTGGACCCAGCGGAGGATGTGAGTCTCATCTCTGAGGAGACAAACCCTGGCAAGCATCTGCTAGGAGAGGAGGCTGCAACTGTGATTCTGGCTGTAGAAGGGAAGATGGATTCAGTCAGTAAAAGGGAGGAGCCAGAGGGCATCGAGCCCCtgcctgcagaagaggaggagagctCTGAGCTGCCACCTGCATGGCAGGAGGACAGCAACAGGCCTTCACCTCCAGCACCAGGAGAAGATGCTGGGGCACCATCACCAGGACCAGTAGAGGACAGTGGGCTGGCAGAGGGCAATGACAGCTCTGTAGTGGAAATCAGCAAGAAAGTACATATTACTGAAGAGGACCACCTCATTGAGGGTAATATTTGTGCTTTCATAAATTCAGGAGACCAAATTCTGCCTCTGGAGACTTGTGCGAGCATCGTTTTGGCTTTACTGAGGGCCTCACGTGAGCTTCTAGAGTCAGAATTTGATCTGGGGAGTCTGTACAATGTGGGAGGTAGAAGAATGTGGCTGGGGAAGCCTCAGACTCCCAAGTCCAAGCTGTAA